One Shewanella sp. MR-4 DNA window includes the following coding sequences:
- the nudF gene encoding ADP-ribose diphosphatase, translating to MKPAGFSKTDVEILETKSLYQGFFALEQFTFKHKLFAGGWSQPVTREVFERGHAVVVLPYDVARDKIVLIEQIRFPALATSKSPWLMELVAGMIAPDETPQDVAHRELLEETGLTARNMHFVNSYLASPGGSTERFYFYWAEVDSSQAQGLHGLADEHEDIRLHVLDREDAYNEVVNGAIDNASTVIGLQWLQLNYQQLVKVG from the coding sequence ATGAAGCCTGCTGGTTTTTCGAAAACAGATGTTGAAATTCTCGAGACAAAGTCGCTGTATCAGGGCTTTTTTGCCTTGGAGCAGTTTACTTTCAAGCATAAGCTTTTTGCCGGTGGTTGGAGCCAACCTGTGACCCGTGAAGTGTTTGAACGCGGCCATGCCGTGGTGGTTCTTCCCTATGATGTCGCGCGTGACAAGATTGTTTTGATTGAACAAATTCGTTTTCCTGCATTAGCGACCTCTAAATCTCCTTGGCTAATGGAGTTGGTCGCGGGTATGATTGCGCCCGACGAAACGCCACAGGATGTCGCACACCGCGAACTGCTCGAAGAAACAGGCTTAACCGCCCGCAATATGCATTTTGTGAATAGTTATTTGGCAAGTCCAGGTGGCAGTACGGAACGTTTCTATTTCTATTGGGCCGAGGTGGATTCATCCCAAGCGCAAGGTCTGCACGGATTAGCTGACGAACACGAAGATATTCGATTGCATGTGTTAGACCGTGAGGATGCCTATAATGAGGTCGTCAACGGGGCAATAGACAATGCTTCGACCGTAATTGGATTGCAGTGGTTGCAATTAAACTATCAGCAACTGGTTAAAGTTGGATAA
- the cpdA gene encoding 3',5'-cyclic-AMP phosphodiesterase has product MLKEAVSYSIAEEESVRIVQVTDPHLFADPEAQLLGVNTSKSFAAVLNTIRAVDYPAHLMLATGDLSQDYSPESYRQFVAAVAPLNLPCHYLPGNHDDPRIMFLHMQGERIFGQQRILVGKWQILMLDSTVRGKPGGNMAESQFELIEQAIAAHPDRHTLLVMHHNPILVNCAWLDQHCMDNGTEFLRRVAQYPQVKGLLWGHVHQQLDTDYDGPHGALQLMATPSTCIQFKPQSPYFALDGLQPGYRLLELKADGSICTNVYRVPGNLFSPDKDSSGY; this is encoded by the coding sequence GTGCTGAAAGAGGCAGTCTCTTACTCCATAGCTGAAGAAGAAAGTGTGCGCATAGTGCAAGTCACTGATCCGCACCTTTTTGCCGATCCTGAGGCTCAGTTATTAGGGGTCAACACCAGTAAAAGTTTTGCTGCTGTGCTTAATACGATTCGTGCTGTCGACTATCCAGCGCATCTGATGTTAGCCACGGGCGATTTAAGCCAAGATTATTCCCCCGAATCCTATCGTCAATTCGTGGCCGCTGTGGCGCCACTCAATTTACCTTGCCATTATCTTCCGGGTAATCATGATGATCCGCGGATTATGTTTTTGCATATGCAGGGTGAGCGGATTTTCGGTCAGCAGCGTATCTTGGTCGGAAAATGGCAAATCCTAATGCTGGACTCCACCGTTCGGGGAAAGCCCGGCGGCAATATGGCCGAGAGTCAATTCGAACTCATTGAACAGGCCATAGCCGCACATCCAGACCGCCATACCTTACTGGTGATGCACCACAACCCTATTTTGGTGAATTGCGCGTGGTTAGACCAACATTGCATGGATAACGGCACTGAGTTTCTCAGACGTGTCGCCCAATACCCGCAGGTTAAAGGGTTACTCTGGGGACATGTGCATCAACAGTTGGATACCGATTACGATGGCCCCCATGGCGCGCTGCAATTAATGGCAACGCCTTCCACTTGTATTCAGTTTAAACCGCAATCGCCTTATTTTGCCCTCGATGGACTGCAACCCGGTTATCGTTTGCTGGAGCTGAAGGCCGATGGTAGCATCTGCACTAATGTGTATCGCGTGCCGGGAAATCTGTTTTCCCCTGATAAAGATTCCAGCGGTTATTAA
- a CDS encoding DUF1249 domain-containing protein, which translates to MATSISHRKPRYQPNVSDFLALCGRNYGYMQKWLPLDIEVGQSWQLEGEAGVLVISILENTKYTQLVEISRPVKIMEFINTPKVLVRIYHDAKLAEVLTGQQIYQLRPVYDYPNLRMYHSDEKYQVNAFLGELLKIGCQQRLVCQS; encoded by the coding sequence TTGGCTACTTCAATATCGCACCGAAAACCGCGCTACCAACCTAACGTGAGCGACTTTTTAGCGCTATGCGGGCGTAACTACGGCTATATGCAGAAGTGGTTACCGCTCGATATTGAGGTGGGGCAGTCTTGGCAACTTGAAGGTGAAGCGGGTGTATTAGTAATCAGTATTTTAGAAAATACCAAATATACTCAATTAGTTGAGATCTCACGACCAGTTAAAATCATGGAGTTTATTAATACTCCCAAGGTGTTAGTTAGAATTTATCATGATGCTAAATTAGCAGAAGTGTTAACTGGTCAACAGATTTACCAATTGCGCCCAGTGTATGATTATCCCAATTTACGCATGTATCATAGCGATGAAAAGTACCAGGTTAATGCATTCCTGGGGGAGTTATTGAAGATTGGCTGCCAACAACGTTTGGTGTGTCAGTCTTAG
- a CDS encoding TIGR04219 family outer membrane beta-barrel protein → MKKTLLASAVLGCLMATSAQAATVVGFKIGGDYWRADTSGTFADKGQPQQGFDYSSSAQGSYWVAVEHPLPFIPNLKIRENSLDQKGSLTNADFTFNGHDFTGNVTSYTDLSNTDFVLYYELLDNDILSLDLGAAYKLMNGSLRVQDAGHPEEKDVDSGIVMGYASTHVSMPGLGLFGFADLMLGVNESNVHDYAIGLGWEFDGVAVDTRVRVGYREFAFDVNNFSGISADTKFDGYFAGVEIDF, encoded by the coding sequence ATGAAAAAAACACTCCTCGCCAGTGCGGTATTAGGATGCTTAATGGCCACTTCTGCCCAAGCGGCTACTGTGGTTGGATTCAAAATTGGTGGTGATTACTGGCGCGCCGATACCAGCGGTACTTTTGCCGACAAAGGTCAACCACAACAAGGTTTTGACTACAGCTCATCGGCACAAGGCAGCTATTGGGTTGCGGTTGAGCATCCGCTGCCATTTATCCCCAATCTTAAAATTCGTGAAAATAGCTTAGATCAGAAGGGGAGTCTGACGAATGCAGACTTTACCTTCAATGGTCATGATTTTACTGGCAATGTGACCAGCTATACCGATCTGAGCAATACCGATTTTGTGCTGTATTACGAGTTGCTGGATAACGACATTCTGTCTTTGGATCTCGGTGCCGCCTACAAGCTGATGAACGGCTCTCTGCGCGTTCAAGACGCTGGCCATCCTGAAGAGAAAGATGTCGATAGCGGCATTGTGATGGGTTATGCCAGCACACACGTGAGCATGCCTGGCCTAGGTTTATTCGGTTTTGCGGATTTAATGCTTGGGGTAAACGAGTCTAACGTACATGACTATGCCATCGGCTTAGGCTGGGAGTTTGACGGTGTGGCTGTGGATACCCGTGTGCGCGTTGGTTACCGTGAGTTTGCCTTTGATGTGAATAATTTCTCTGGCATCAGCGCCGATACTAAGTTTGACGGTTATTTCGCGGGTGTAGAAATTGATTTCTAA
- the tolC gene encoding outer membrane channel protein TolC: protein MKFKIRSLCAALTLAASAQAVQADDLLQIYQQALTSDPLVLQAQAQRNALFEKIEQNRAPLLPTISANVGYDKAWNDPKSDTSGLTGSLKLNQVIYDHSAWVGLSLAEKAASQADSNYASALQNLITRVTKAYFDVLTAKDNYEFQGAEKRAIERQLEQTKQRFAVGLTAITDVHEAQAQYDLASATEILAENTLANSYEALREITGIDHKTINVLDTNRFSAVTPAPTSSSEWLKIAETNSVDLMTQRIGKDIAQETISLYKAGHMPSLSLNAGYNKGLEQKTGDVNEPDFDNVNVGVNLSIPIFEGFKVTSQVKEAQFQYVEASEKLEQTYRSVVKNVRNNYNNVGASISSIRAYEQSVISSESALKATQAGFEVGTRTIVDVLNRTRDLYDSKRKLSDARYSYINSIIALKQAAGTLNEDDVISINNGLKAE from the coding sequence ATGAAATTTAAGATCCGTTCTCTATGCGCAGCATTAACTCTCGCGGCTTCCGCTCAAGCGGTTCAAGCAGATGATTTACTGCAAATATATCAACAAGCACTGACGAGCGACCCGCTAGTATTACAAGCACAAGCTCAACGTAATGCCTTGTTTGAAAAGATCGAACAAAACCGTGCACCACTGTTACCGACAATCAGCGCTAACGTGGGTTATGACAAAGCATGGAATGATCCTAAGAGCGATACCAGTGGATTAACCGGTAGCCTAAAGCTGAACCAAGTGATCTATGATCACAGCGCTTGGGTTGGTTTAAGTCTGGCCGAAAAAGCCGCTTCTCAAGCCGATTCAAACTACGCTTCTGCCCTGCAAAATTTAATCACTCGTGTGACTAAAGCCTACTTTGATGTGTTAACGGCGAAAGATAACTACGAGTTCCAAGGCGCAGAGAAACGTGCGATTGAACGTCAACTCGAGCAGACTAAACAACGTTTTGCCGTAGGTTTAACTGCGATTACCGACGTACATGAAGCGCAAGCTCAGTATGACTTAGCCTCGGCTACTGAAATTTTGGCTGAAAACACGTTAGCCAACAGCTACGAAGCCCTGCGTGAAATCACAGGTATCGATCACAAGACCATTAACGTGCTCGACACCAACCGTTTCTCCGCGGTAACACCAGCACCGACCTCATCGAGTGAGTGGCTAAAGATTGCTGAAACCAACAGCGTCGATCTGATGACTCAACGCATCGGTAAAGATATCGCCCAAGAGACCATCAGCCTATACAAAGCGGGCCACATGCCATCTCTTAGCTTAAACGCTGGCTATAACAAAGGGTTAGAGCAAAAAACTGGCGACGTGAATGAGCCTGATTTTGACAATGTGAACGTTGGTGTGAACTTAAGCATTCCTATTTTTGAAGGCTTTAAAGTCACCTCACAGGTCAAAGAAGCGCAATTCCAATACGTGGAAGCGAGCGAGAAGTTAGAGCAAACCTACCGCAGTGTGGTGAAAAACGTTCGTAACAACTACAACAACGTAGGCGCTTCTATTAGCTCAATCCGTGCTTATGAGCAGTCAGTGATTTCATCTGAAAGTGCGTTAAAGGCAACACAAGCGGGCTTTGAAGTCGGTACTCGTACTATTGTTGACGTACTGAACCGTACCCGTGACCTGTACGACTCAAAACGTAAATTGTCGGATGCACGCTATAGCTACATCAACTCAATTATTGCGTTGAAACAAGCTGCTGGCACCTTAAATGAAGACGATGTTATCTCTATCAACAACGGTCTAAAAGCCGAATAA